The sequence below is a genomic window from Eschrichtius robustus isolate mEscRob2 chromosome 21, mEscRob2.pri, whole genome shotgun sequence.
GCAACAATGCAGAGGTGGAGGGGCAGCCTACCAGGACTCCACACTGCACAAGCCCAATTTACACTGTATTCTACCTGAATGGCACCCACCCCACAACAAAACATGACTGGTGCTCCCCAGAGCTGTACAACGCAGCAGCCTGCTTTCTATAAGGGTGTGCTTGGAAGAGAAAAATTCAAAAGATAAAAGAGTAACTTTGCAAGGCTGGGTCTCTTGACATAGTTTGAAATACTGTAATGTAATGGGAAGTTACTCAAATACCTGTGTTCCAGACAATGCATTTTTGTATGTCCCAGAACAGAAGCAATTAATTCAATTACTGTCCATTAGTCTCTTGTCCCTCATTTCAAGATGAAGGGTGACCAAGCACCATAAATGGATTCTTAAATCCAAcaagaaaaaatgaatttaagcCTTTACTTTTGGCCTCAGATCATCAGTTtaaccttcaaaatatatgaaggaaaaaaggaagggaccAAGTCCAACCAAAGAAGTGAGATGATCCGCCACGCAAatcagatttaaagaaaaaagaaaaaaaaacccttagaaaaatattagtttattaaccccaaagttttaaaattatatttataaagaaaacagaaattgaaGGAATTATATTGTTATGTGTGGGGGGTTTTAAGtcagtttttaatcttttttggtGTGAAAATGATATTGTGGTTATATTTAAAAACAGAGTCCTCACCTTTTAAGagatatatactgaaatattCCTAGATGAAGTgacatgatgtctgggatttgcctcaaaataatccatggaATGGAAGTGAGTAGAGATACAGACTGGCCAAGAATTGATGAAGCTGTGTTATAAGCACATGGGTGTTTACTATACTCTTATACTTCTGTACTACcttgaaattttctataaatgaaaCATACTCTCACACACAAGTTATCTCCAGCACTTAGAAAAGtatttgttgggacttccctggtggtccagcagttaagactccacactcccaacgcagggggcccgggttcaatccctggtcagggaactagatcccacataccacaactaagagcccacatgccgcaactaaaagatcccacgtgccgcaactaaagatcctgcatgccgcaactaaagatcccatgtacccaacaaagatcctgcgtgctacaactaagacccagcgcagccaaataaataaataaatatttttttaaaaagtatttgttacACAGTAGGtaatcaataaacatttgtttacaaGAATGAAAGTCTATGTACAACTATGTAGCAAAAAAAATTACGcaaaataattcatttctttcGTAAAAGCAAGCACACAAACTGACAACAGTCACTGAATTAGGGAAGTGGAACTATGGGgttttttcctctcatttcaaAAAGTTTCTTAGTATAtaggtattttataattttttcaaaaagcttaaagagatatttttggggtttttgtttacttatttatttttgactgggtcaggtcttagttgcagcacgcgggatcttcactgtggcatgtgggcttctctctagttgtggcgttcaggctttctctctctagttgtggcatgcaggctccagaacacgtgggctctgcagtttgtggcacgtgggctctctagttgaggcgcatgggctcagtagttgaggcacgcgggctcagtagccctgcggcatgtgggaatcttagttccccgaccagagattgaacccgcgtcccctgcattggaaggtggattctttaccactggaccaccagagaagtccccttaaaaagatatttttgaatGATTAAGATAATaaagtcatttattatttttaatactatCAGATCTTCAATCCTTACAGTCCCATTTAAGGCCCAACAAGTATCAGGTCAACAAGAGCAAAGCTTAATGCAAGAACAGTGAAACTTTAACTCACTGGCTAATTTTGTGAAAtggaataataatttaataatacataCCTCTGGGATGCTgaatttgcctgttttttttttaatattcctgtCCATAGGTCATTTAGGTATTATGAAACATATAAGACTATCATATACATACCAAAAAAAATCCTAAGATTAAGGTCTCTTCATAGGCAACTTTAATCTAAAACTGTATTATCCTTATTctgaaaactgtcattatttggattttctttctcTACTATTTTTCACTCAGCCATTATTTCCTGATTCAGATCACCTGTCCTGGAAGTTTAAAGGAGTGGAAATAGACAGAAATACACTGAACCAAGAAGGTGAGAAGGATCCACAAGGGTAACGGGAAAAGCTTTTCTGCAGAAAGTTTGAAGAACACAACTGTAAAATGCTAAGATTTTTTTGTAGATAACAGCTCTCTGCCCACTGCTTTAATCAAATTTTAAACCAATTCAGCTGCCTTTTTTCTCCCTCCATTAGCAGTTAATTTCTGTATATGAATCTTGATCATAAATATTTGTCTAACAAatgatatacattaaaaaatacatactatGGTTTACAGAGTACACTGCATAGATAtcgaaaaaattaaagaataccaTTCAGGCATTAATTCtgacagaaaataaggaagactCATGCAGCCTATATAAATTTACTAACAAATCTTAGAAACTGACATCTGAATTGACCAATCGGTAGAGTTTGgttacatatattcattttctaCCTTTCTACAGATTCCAACAAGCAATATAAGAAGTGGAATCTCTAAGAATGGCCTCCCAGAGCTCCAGCTTCTGGAATGAAACAACTACATCTGTTTATCAGTACCTTGGTTTTCAAGTTCAAAAAATTTACCCTTTCCATGATAACTGGAACACTGCCTGCTTTGTCattctgcttttatttatatttacagtGGTATCTTTAGTGGTGCTGGCTTTCCTTTATGAAGTGCTTGACTGCTGCTGCtgtgtaaaaaacaaaactgtgaaaGACTTGAAAAATGAACCGAACCCTCTTAGAAGTATGATGGACAACATCAGAAAACGTGAAACTGAAGTGGTCTAGTACTCTACATAAGATGAACAAAAGCTCTGAAAACAGCCGTCaattactgagaaagaaaaatttctgaGGTCAACTGTTATTACAAAATTGACTATGAATAATTAAAAGATTTCTACTAGAAGGGAAAAACAAGTTAAATATGCACGTTTTGTGTGTATCGATTTCATTAAATACACAGTAAAACTTTCACAAATGTGAATAATTTACCAATCTATTTAAAATAACACTTCAAAAACTAGATAAAAGATTCCTAGAACTCAATACTAGGCATTAAAAAGTGaactggaaaccaaaagaaaggcTAATGATCCCAAAATAACATTCCTAAACAAACCATGTGAACTAAAAAACAGAGTACTatccttcatatattttggtaATTAAAATGCTACTTAAAGTACTTATCTAAATCCAAAGTAAAATATTCCCACTTATACGTAAGTCCCTACTTACTAAGAAGCAATACTTTCTAGTTTATTGAAGAcaacttaaacatttttaaagatttaagttTTATGTAGGATTAGTGTGAAAAAAAAGACGCAAAATACTCAGCAAGGTCACAAGGACACTTGCATA
It includes:
- the SMIM18 gene encoding small integral membrane protein 18; amino-acid sequence: MASQSSSFWNETTTSVYQYLGFQVQKIYPFHDNWNTACFVILLLFIFTVVSLVVLAFLYEVLDCCCCVKNKTVKDLKNEPNPLRSMMDNIRKRETEVV